From the Anaerolineae bacterium genome, the window GCTCTATGTTCCATTCCGTTGATTGGAGTGAAATATAAGGCTTTTCCCTCAACCACTGACGGTAATGGTCCAGAAAGATGGCGGCTACCGAAGGGTGAGAGGCCAGCTGACGTATTGCCTGAGGCTTCGCCTTCAATGCGAACCCGTTGAAAATCCAGAAGGAGAAATAAGATTCCACAAAGCCGGAGGTCCTGGCTTCATCCAGATAAGCTTTGAGGGGCGCCTGAGTTCTTGCAGCGAAGGCCTTGAGGTTAGCCACCATTCTGTCTCTGGCCCCAGCCCACTTTTCAGGCAACTCCTGTTCTTTGAGGACCACGATGACGGATAAAAGGTCATCGGGGCTGGCGGAAGCGAGAGCTTTTGCCAGGGCTGGTTCTAAGATGGCGCTTCCTCTGGGCTCCGGGGGCTTTTCGGCCGAGGCTAACCAGCCAAACCCTAAGGTGACAAGGGTGGGGATGATCAAAAAGAGAGCAATCCTGAATTTTATCAAACCATCCTCCAGCTCAGGCTAACATCATTATAGCCTGGGAGGCAGAATGTTCAAAGTCAAAGGGACCACTCAGCCGCCAACATGGAACTTTCGGCCCCTTTTGAAGGCTCGCCAGCGCACCGGGCTGGTCGCGAGTTTAATTCGGAATTTGACAAGCTTTGAGTTCTGTAGTATATATAGCTAAACCATTTGGGGGAAAAGCTTTGGATTTGACGGTCCTGGTAGACCTTCGGGCCAGAAAGCGCGCTAAGCGTGGGCAGGCCCTCAGTTCCGGAGGGTCTATCAGGGCCATCTTGTCTGCTTTAGCCTAAGGCTAACTGTAACCAGGGGAATAAAGGGGCCGGCCCTCCGGACAAGAAGGAGGGTCGGCCCTTTTTATATTACCGATGAGGAGGTGTGCCATGGCCGAGTGCCCTGAATGCGGAGCTATCATTGAGCTCCCATCCGGAACAGAGGTGGGAGAAATCATCCCTTGCCCCGATTGTGGAGTGGAGCTGGAAGTCACTAACCTTAACCCCCCAACCCTGGAACTCGCCCCACAAGTGGAAGAGGACTGGGGGGAGTAAGGAGGTGAAGATGAGAATCGGGGTGCTGGTCTCCCGAATTCGGGTGGAGGAAAAACTCCTCTTCCAGGCCTTGGAGAGGGCCCGAATTCAATACGAGAAAATTGATGTGGAAAATGTCCCCTTCCTCCTCACCGACAGCAAATTCTCAGGCTTTGATGCTGTGCTGATCCGCTGCGTGAGCCATACCCAGGCCTTTTACGCTTCCAGGGTCCTGGAGAGCCAGGGTGTGAAGGTTATAAACTCCCACCAGGTAATACACGTGTGTGGGGATAAGCTCCTAACCTCCCTCGCCCTTCTGGAGCATGGTGTCCCCACCCTTCACACCCTGGTGGCCTTTGCCCCCGAAACAGCCCTTCAAGCTATTGAAACCATGGGTTATCCCGTAGTGCTGAAGCCCCTCCATGGCTCCTGGGGAAGGCTCCTGGCTAAAGTGAACGACAGGGACTCAGCCGAAGCTATCCTGGAGCACAAGAAAACCCTGGGAGGATATGCCCACTCGGTTTTCTATATCCAGGAATACGTGGAAAAACCGGGCAGAGACATAAGGGCTTTTGTGGTTGGAGGGGAGACAATCGCTGCCATCTACCGAAATTCTCCCCACTGGATTACTAATACTGCAAGGGGGGCAAGGGCCTCTTTTTGTCCCATCACCCCAGAACTTGACCATATAGCCAGAGCCGCTGCCGAAGCGGTAGGAGGGGGGATCCTGGCTGTGGATATCCTGGAGAGCCCCGATGGAAGACTCCTGGTGAGCGAGGTTAACCATACTCCGGAATTCCGCAACAGCATAGAACCAACAGGGGTGGATATTCCCGGCAGGATGATCGATTACGTGAGGGAAGTGGCAGGAGGGAAGCTATGAGCGAGGGAAGATTGGGGTTCTTTTCTCCCGGGTGAGGCTTGAAGAAAAACTTATCTTCCAAGCCCTCGCCCAGCGGAAAATCCCCTTTGTGAAACTGGATATACGGGACTTAGCTTTTGACCTTGAAAAAGGGCTGGCCTTCGAGCGAGTTCTCATCCGGTGCATAAGCCACCGGGAAGCCCTTTATGGTTCCCGACTTCTGGAAAGCCAGGGGGCAAAAGTGGTCAATTCCTATAAAGTTATCCACCTGGCGGGGGATAAATTACTGACATCCCAAACCCTCCTGGATAAAGGGGTGCCTACTCTACCGGTAGTGCTGGCCTTTTCTCCCCAGGCTGCTCTGGAAGCACTGGAGAAAATAGGCTACCCAGCCGTAATAAAGCCCGTTAATGGTTCCTGGGGCAGGCTCGTTGCCCGAGCTGACACCCCTGAAGCAGCCCGCACTATCCTTGAGCACCGCTTTTATATGAGCGAGCACTTCGGTTCTGTCTTCTACATCCAGCCTTACGTGGAAAAACCCGGACGGGACATCCGGGTGATGGTCGTGGGAGACGAAGTAGTCTATGCCGTTTACCGCTACTCATCCCACTGGATAACCAACACCGCCCGTGGTGCCTATACTGCGCCATGCCCTCTGACTCCGGAGCTGGAAGAACTGAGCCTGAAGGCAGCCAGGGCTATCGGTGGTGGAATTTTAGCTCTGGATATTTTTGAAACCCCCGATGGGCTCGTGGTTAATGAGGTGAACCACACCCCGGAGTTCCACGGAGCCCTGAAGGCGGTAGAGGCTGACATTCCAGGAAAAATCGTGGACTATTTCCTGCAAGGAGGGGGATAAAATGGTTTCTGCTTCCATAGTTGGGGCTTCCGGATACGCTGGCGGAGAGCTTCTCCGACTGCTCCTTGGCCATCCGAAGTTCAGAGTAAAACAGGTTACCTCTGAAACCTGGGCCGGAAAGCCTGTTTACTTTGTCCACCCCAACCTCCGGGGGCGCACAGAACTAAGGTTCGTTCAACTTGAGGATCTGGAACCCTGCGATGTCCTCTTCCTGGCCTTGCCCCACGGTCAGGCAATGTATCAGATAGATTCCTTCTCCTCCCTCGCCCCTTACATCGTAGACCTCTCAGCCGATTTTCGCCTTAAAGATCCAGAGGATTATGAACGCTGGTACGAGGTAAAACATCCAGCCCCCCACTGGCTTCCCCTTTTCACCTACGGTCTTCCGGAGCTCCACCGCGAAGAGATACGCTCTGCCCGCTATGTAAGCGGTGTGGGATGCAATGCTGCCTGCTCCATACTGGCCCTCTATCCCCTTTACCGTCGTAAACTGGTGGAAAAAACCGTCGTGGACGTCAAAGTTGGCTCCTCGGAAGGGGGAAGCAAGCCAACTCAAGCCTCCCACCACCCGGAAAGGGCAGGGGTCATGCGACCTTATGCTCCCGCATCCCATCGCCACCTAGCAGAATTGCTTCAGGAACTCAATTTCGGGGAAAAGCCGCAGATACACTTCACAGTCACCTCCGTTGATGCCGTCAGAGGTGCACTGGCTACCTGCCATTGCTTCCTCAAAGAACCCCTTACCGATAAGGAGCTGTGGAAGATCTACCGGGAAGATTACGGGACTGAACCCTTCATCCGGTTGGTTTCGGCCAAACAGGGAATCCACCGCTATCCCGACCCCAAAGTGCTGGCTGGTTCCAATTACTGCGATATCGGCTTTGCTTCTGAGGAAGGGACGAACCGGGTAGTAGTCATGGGTGCCATTGACAACCTGATGAAAGGCTCGGCCGGGAATGCTCTCCAGGCCGCCAACCTGATGCTGGGCTTTCCCGAAACCATGGGTCTGGAATTCCCCGGCCTTCACCCTGTTTAGAGGAGGATTGAAATGCTGGTGGTTAAATTCGGGGGGAATGGGGACCTTAACCTGGAGGCTTTTTGCTCCGATGTCGCTTTCATGGTTCAGAACGGCCACAAAGTAGTGGTGGTTCACGGAGGCTCCCGGGAAATGGACT encodes:
- the lysW gene encoding lysine biosynthesis protein LysW, giving the protein MAECPECGAIIELPSGTEVGEIIPCPDCGVELEVTNLNPPTLELAPQVEEDWGE
- the lysX gene encoding lysine biosynthesis protein LysX → MRIGVLVSRIRVEEKLLFQALERARIQYEKIDVENVPFLLTDSKFSGFDAVLIRCVSHTQAFYASRVLESQGVKVINSHQVIHVCGDKLLTSLALLEHGVPTLHTLVAFAPETALQAIETMGYPVVLKPLHGSWGRLLAKVNDRDSAEAILEHKKTLGGYAHSVFYIQEYVEKPGRDIRAFVVGGETIAAIYRNSPHWITNTARGARASFCPITPELDHIARAAAEAVGGGILAVDILESPDGRLLVSEVNHTPEFRNSIEPTGVDIPGRMIDYVREVAGGKL
- the lysX gene encoding lysine biosynthesis protein LysX, translated to MGVLFSRVRLEEKLIFQALAQRKIPFVKLDIRDLAFDLEKGLAFERVLIRCISHREALYGSRLLESQGAKVVNSYKVIHLAGDKLLTSQTLLDKGVPTLPVVLAFSPQAALEALEKIGYPAVIKPVNGSWGRLVARADTPEAARTILEHRFYMSEHFGSVFYIQPYVEKPGRDIRVMVVGDEVVYAVYRYSSHWITNTARGAYTAPCPLTPELEELSLKAARAIGGGILALDIFETPDGLVVNEVNHTPEFHGALKAVEADIPGKIVDYFLQGGG
- the argC gene encoding N-acetyl-gamma-glutamyl-phosphate reductase, with the translated sequence MVSASIVGASGYAGGELLRLLLGHPKFRVKQVTSETWAGKPVYFVHPNLRGRTELRFVQLEDLEPCDVLFLALPHGQAMYQIDSFSSLAPYIVDLSADFRLKDPEDYERWYEVKHPAPHWLPLFTYGLPELHREEIRSARYVSGVGCNAACSILALYPLYRRKLVEKTVVDVKVGSSEGGSKPTQASHHPERAGVMRPYAPASHRHLAELLQELNFGEKPQIHFTVTSVDAVRGALATCHCFLKEPLTDKELWKIYREDYGTEPFIRLVSAKQGIHRYPDPKVLAGSNYCDIGFASEEGTNRVVVMGAIDNLMKGSAGNALQAANLMLGFPETMGLEFPGLHPV